In one Erinaceus europaeus chromosome 3, mEriEur2.1, whole genome shotgun sequence genomic region, the following are encoded:
- the LOC132537535 gene encoding C-X-C motif chemokine 15-like — protein sequence MATKSSLFLLAALVLGILADTSEGQELRCQCIHTHSDFISPKLIKNIQVVPEGPYCNRKEVIVRLKDETLICLDPDAEWVMNIIKKIADRYN from the exons ATGGCTACTAAGAGTTCGCTCTTCTTGTTGGCTGCCCTGGTCCTGGGCATCTTAG CTGATACCTCTGAGGGCCAAGAGTTGCGATGCCAGTGTATTCACACACATTCTGATTTTATTTCTCCCAAACTCATTAAAAACATCCAGGTGGTCCCTGAAGGTCCTTACTGCAACAGAAAAGAAGTCAT agtCAGATTGAAAGATGAGACATTAATTTGTTTGGACCCTGATGCTGAGTGGGTGATGAATATTATCAAAAAGATTGCGGACAGGTATAATTAA
- the LOC103110671 gene encoding C-X-C motif chemokine 2-like encodes MARAAALHAPSAPGLLCVALLLLLLEAASRPAAAAPVVSELRCQCLKTVQGIHFKNIQNVQVTPAGPHCTQTEVVATLKNGQQACLNPEAPIIRKLIEKMLKKGESD; translated from the exons ATGGCCCGCGCCGCCGCCCTCCACGCCCCCAGCGCCCCCGGGCTCCTGTGCGttgcgctgctgctgctgctcctggaagccgCCAGCCGGCCCGCGGCAG CCGCTCCCGTGGTCTCGGAGCTGCGCTGCCAGTGCTTGAAGACTGTGCAGGGCATCCACTTCAAGAACATCCAGAATGTGCAGGTGACGCCCGCAGGACCTCACTGCACCCAAACCGAAGTCGT AGCCACCCTCAAGAATGGACAGCAAGCTTGTCTCAACCCAGAGGCCCCCATTATTAGGAAACTCATTGAGAAGATGCTAAAAAA GGGCGAATCCGACTGA